One Triticum dicoccoides isolate Atlit2015 ecotype Zavitan chromosome 4B, WEW_v2.0, whole genome shotgun sequence genomic window carries:
- the LOC119292613 gene encoding protein DMP6-like: protein MSSRPAVDPESSPAAQQAPLLGNADGRTQTTTVVGKALSSTADLAKHLPTGAVLAFEFLSPTFTADGTCTAANRALTGCLIGACALSCFLLCFTDSYRDETGTVRYGFVTPSGRLRLIDGAKQMPPRDERYRLRARDVLHGVLSFVVFLAVAMVDSNVVACFYPVESATTRQLLAAVPMSAGAAGSFLFAMFPSTRRGIGFPVAGTS from the coding sequence ATGTCGTCCCGGCCAGCCGTCGACCCCGAGTCGTCCCCGGCGGCCCAGCAGGCTCCACTGCTCGGGAATGCAGACGGCCGGACACAGACAACAACCGTCGTAGGCAAGGCCCTGAGCAGCACCGCAGACCTCGCGAAGCACCTCCCCACCGGCGCGGTGCTGGCCTTCGAATTCCTCTCGCCGACCTTCACCGCCGACGGCACCTGCACGGCCGCCAACCGCGCGCTCACGGGCTGCCTCATCGGCGCCTGTGCCCTCTcgtgcttcctcctctgcttcaccGACAGCTACCGCGACGAGACGGGCACCGTGCGCTACGGCTTCGTGACGCCCAGCGGCCGCCTGCGACTCATCGACGGCGCCAAGCAGATGCCACCGCGGGACGAGAGATACCGGCTCCGCGCGAGGGACGTGCTGCACGGGGTGCTGTCGTTCGTGGTGTTCCTGGCCGTGGCCATGGTGGACAGCAACGTCGTGGCGTGCTTCTACCCCGTGGAGTCCGCCACGACGAGGCAGCTGCTCGCCGCAGTGCCCATGTCGGCCGGAGCGGCGGGGAGCTTCCTGTTCGCCATGTTCCCGTCCACGCGCCGGGGAATCGGCTTCCCCGTCGCAGGCACGTCATGA